A single genomic interval of uncultured Sphaerochaeta sp. harbors:
- a CDS encoding helix-turn-helix transcriptional regulator, giving the protein MHTFWDRVILLLNSPTVVELATMLDVKRSTLSSWIHTDRRPPLHVAMKITEITGVTLEWLENGNNWESMASEEAAENIAQYKKLVIAQIEELDQQQLEVIQSILYYFKNQTPKKDS; this is encoded by the coding sequence ATGCATACATTCTGGGACAGAGTCATACTTCTTCTTAATTCACCTACGGTGGTGGAACTTGCCACCATGCTCGATGTCAAACGCAGCACCCTCTCCAGCTGGATCCATACTGACAGACGCCCCCCATTGCATGTTGCAATGAAAATAACTGAAATCACTGGGGTGACTCTTGAGTGGCTGGAGAATGGAAACAACTGGGAATCGATGGCGAGTGAAGAAGCTGCCGAGAATATCGCCCAATACAAAAAACTTGTCATAGCCCAGATAGAAGAACTTGACCAGCAACAACTGGAGGTCATCCAGTCAATTCTGTACTACTTCAAAAACCAAACCCCGAAAAAAGATTCTTAA
- a CDS encoding DUF554 domain-containing protein: MIATYFNALMVVLGSFIGLFLKHRLKASYQEVVFTSSGLITLVIGFSMAMQTGSYLILLFSVVIGGFIGYALKIEDGVMSFGSWMERRLSRGQGSAENARNFALGFLNASLLFCSGAMTVVGAIQAGTVGDYQLILVKSIMDGCMAIIFSAAYGIGVMASALFILLYQGFFTLAGGWIAPILGDAGITEMASVGGVLLMMIGFGLLDIRKTKTGNFLPAMIIAPLLTLLAPMVKNLFSGFGF; the protein is encoded by the coding sequence ATGATTGCCACCTACTTTAATGCCTTGATGGTTGTTCTTGGCTCCTTTATTGGATTATTTCTGAAACACCGGCTGAAAGCCTCCTATCAGGAGGTTGTTTTCACCTCATCGGGACTGATTACCTTGGTCATTGGGTTTTCCATGGCAATGCAGACAGGTTCTTATCTGATCTTGCTTTTCTCTGTGGTCATTGGAGGCTTTATAGGATATGCCCTCAAGATTGAGGACGGTGTGATGTCCTTTGGGTCATGGATGGAGAGGCGGCTCAGCAGAGGCCAGGGTAGCGCAGAGAACGCACGCAATTTTGCCCTGGGATTCCTCAACGCCTCACTGCTGTTTTGCAGTGGGGCCATGACGGTGGTAGGTGCAATCCAGGCAGGCACTGTTGGTGACTATCAGTTGATTCTGGTAAAGTCCATCATGGATGGATGTATGGCAATCATATTCAGTGCTGCTTATGGTATAGGTGTCATGGCAAGTGCACTATTCATTCTTCTGTATCAAGGCTTTTTTACGTTGGCAGGGGGGTGGATAGCACCAATACTTGGGGATGCAGGCATCACTGAGATGGCATCAGTTGGTGGTGTATTGTTGATGATGATTGGTTTTGGTCTGTTGGATATCAGAAAAACCAAGACTGGGAATTTTCTGCCTGCGATGATTATCGCACCCTTGCTGACACTGCTTGCTCCAATGGTTAAGAATCTTTTTTCGGGGTTTGGTTTTTGA
- a CDS encoding nucleotidyltransferase family protein, which yields MQNLILAAGLGMRSKGKKLLLPYKGTTIVAHAVQQSLMAGLRTVLVTGFKADQVKQAVAHLACPQLQIVHNEHYRKGQGSSTICGASYLAQDSPFFISLADMPLIESRHYLYLIEQTSAPVSRPSYKGKLGHPVLLEASFLAIIRSQKSSFTMRGLLQEYHVQAIEVADEAYITDIDTLDAYHHLVDSSQSYGQPPLPPLE from the coding sequence ATGCAGAATCTTATTCTGGCCGCAGGCCTCGGGATGCGAAGCAAAGGGAAAAAACTTCTGTTGCCCTATAAAGGTACCACCATTGTTGCACATGCAGTACAGCAGTCCCTGATGGCAGGGCTCAGAACTGTACTGGTCACAGGATTCAAGGCAGATCAAGTAAAACAGGCCGTTGCGCATCTCGCCTGCCCCCAGCTACAGATTGTTCACAATGAACATTACCGTAAAGGACAAGGAAGCTCCACGATCTGTGGAGCCTCATACCTCGCTCAGGATTCACCATTTTTTATTTCACTTGCCGATATGCCCCTTATCGAGAGTAGACACTACCTCTATCTGATTGAACAGACTTCCGCTCCTGTCTCCAGACCCTCATACAAAGGGAAACTTGGACATCCGGTTCTGCTGGAGGCAAGTTTCCTTGCAATTATCAGGTCACAAAAAAGCTCTTTTACCATGCGTGGGTTGCTACAGGAGTATCATGTCCAGGCAATCGAGGTTGCCGATGAGGCGTATATCACCGACATCGACACACTCGATGCATACCACCACTTGGTGGATTCTAGCCAATCTTACGGGCAACCACCTCTTCCCCCTCTAGAGTAA
- the clpB gene encoding ATP-dependent chaperone ClpB, giving the protein MNIDKMTIKLRQAIGDADMLANEHGNAEITTEHLLLALINQKEGLLTPLFERLGVPPAMVSEKLGTLVNKLPKAYGGNAQRSLSAQLGNQLYAADKIASDFKDQYLSAEHFLLAVLEDASEASKALKALGVTKDALMQALQTIRGNQTIQSEDPESRYQALEKYCKDMTTLARQGKLDPVIGRDEEIRRVMQVLSRRTKNNPVLIGEPGVGKTAIVEGLALRIASEDVPESLKNKQILSLDLGALVAGAKFRGEFEERLKAVVKEVTASEGRIILFIDELHTIVGAGASEGSTDASNLIKPALARGELHAIGATTLDEYRKYIEPDKALERRFQPVFTKEPSVESTIAILRGLKERYEVHHGVRIKDEALVAAANLSNRYITNRFLPDKAIDLVDEAASQLKMEIESQPEELDQIERKILQLNIEKQALSRETDKASKERLGKLERELSELQGTRDAMHLQWGNERNSIAKLRETKAKLEQLKTEEQRAEREGDLAKAAQIKHGEIPELLKQIEGMTEQLASVQVEGKQMLREEVSEDDIARIVSNWTGVPVARMKESELHKYLNLEQALSEQVIGQRQAIEAVSNAIRRNKAGIGDERKPLGTFLFAGPTGVGKTLLAKVLAQLLFDDEKALTRIDMSEYMEKFSVSRLIGAPPGYVGYDQGGQLTEVVRRRPYSVILFDEIEKAHPDVFNVLLQLLDDGRLTDGQGRVVDFTNTVIIMTSNLGSQQLLGAETHEEGARLVGEIIHQSFKPEFINRLDEIIIFERLGEDQIRKIVVLQLEQLRLRLEKRGFFLTWEDDVLSLLYKEGYDPVFGARPIRRAVQRLVENPLSVQLLSGDFGPGSKILLTLEGEEVVARKIG; this is encoded by the coding sequence ATGAATATAGACAAAATGACAATCAAGCTGCGTCAAGCCATCGGCGATGCCGATATGCTGGCCAACGAACATGGCAACGCAGAAATTACTACAGAACATCTCTTGTTGGCTTTGATCAACCAGAAAGAGGGATTGCTTACCCCGCTCTTTGAGCGGCTGGGGGTTCCCCCTGCCATGGTGAGTGAAAAACTGGGGACACTGGTCAACAAACTTCCCAAGGCATATGGTGGAAATGCACAGCGTTCCTTGTCTGCCCAACTGGGGAATCAGCTCTATGCAGCCGATAAGATTGCCTCAGACTTCAAAGATCAGTACCTGAGCGCAGAACATTTCCTGCTTGCTGTCCTGGAGGATGCTTCAGAGGCAAGCAAGGCACTCAAGGCCCTTGGTGTAACCAAGGATGCTCTTATGCAGGCATTGCAGACGATCAGAGGAAACCAGACAATCCAGAGCGAAGACCCAGAGAGCCGATACCAGGCACTGGAGAAGTACTGCAAGGACATGACCACCCTTGCCCGACAGGGAAAACTTGATCCCGTCATCGGACGTGATGAGGAGATTCGACGGGTAATGCAGGTACTTTCCAGAAGAACCAAGAACAATCCCGTATTGATCGGAGAGCCCGGGGTAGGAAAGACTGCCATTGTAGAAGGGCTTGCCTTGCGTATTGCTTCGGAGGATGTCCCAGAGTCATTGAAGAACAAGCAAATTCTGAGCTTGGATCTTGGTGCCTTGGTAGCAGGTGCAAAGTTCAGAGGGGAGTTTGAGGAACGGCTGAAGGCAGTGGTGAAGGAAGTGACTGCCAGTGAAGGCAGGATCATCCTGTTTATCGATGAGCTGCATACCATTGTTGGCGCAGGGGCAAGTGAAGGTTCAACCGATGCTTCAAACCTGATCAAACCAGCACTTGCCAGGGGAGAGTTACATGCTATTGGTGCGACTACCCTTGATGAATACCGAAAGTATATTGAACCTGACAAGGCATTGGAACGTCGATTCCAGCCGGTGTTCACCAAGGAGCCTTCGGTGGAGTCGACTATCGCCATCCTCAGGGGGCTGAAAGAACGGTACGAAGTCCACCATGGGGTACGGATCAAGGATGAGGCCCTAGTTGCAGCAGCCAATCTAAGCAACCGGTATATTACCAATCGCTTCCTCCCGGACAAGGCGATCGATTTGGTCGATGAGGCGGCAAGCCAACTCAAGATGGAAATTGAGAGTCAGCCGGAAGAGTTGGACCAGATAGAGCGAAAGATTCTCCAACTCAATATAGAGAAACAGGCGCTCTCCAGGGAGACTGACAAGGCCAGTAAAGAGCGGTTGGGTAAACTCGAGCGTGAGTTGAGCGAACTGCAGGGGACGCGTGATGCTATGCATCTTCAATGGGGCAATGAACGCAATTCCATTGCAAAACTCAGGGAAACAAAGGCAAAGCTTGAGCAGTTGAAGACGGAAGAGCAACGTGCTGAAAGAGAGGGCGATCTAGCCAAGGCTGCCCAGATCAAGCATGGAGAAATTCCTGAGTTGCTCAAACAGATCGAAGGTATGACCGAGCAACTTGCTTCTGTGCAGGTTGAAGGAAAGCAGATGCTTCGTGAGGAAGTCAGTGAGGATGACATTGCACGAATTGTCAGTAACTGGACAGGGGTTCCTGTGGCCAGGATGAAGGAAAGTGAGCTCCATAAGTATCTGAATCTTGAACAGGCTCTCTCAGAGCAAGTTATTGGCCAGAGGCAAGCAATTGAAGCAGTGAGCAATGCAATCCGCCGAAACAAGGCAGGGATTGGGGATGAAAGAAAGCCCTTGGGAACCTTCCTTTTTGCCGGTCCAACCGGGGTAGGAAAGACCCTGCTTGCCAAGGTACTGGCACAGCTTCTCTTTGATGACGAGAAGGCCTTGACCCGTATCGATATGAGCGAGTATATGGAGAAATTCTCGGTCAGTAGATTGATCGGAGCTCCTCCAGGATATGTAGGGTATGACCAAGGAGGGCAACTTACTGAGGTTGTACGCCGGCGTCCCTACTCAGTCATTCTCTTCGATGAGATTGAGAAGGCTCATCCTGATGTATTCAACGTCTTGCTACAGTTGTTGGATGATGGCAGGTTGACCGATGGTCAGGGCCGGGTGGTCGATTTTACCAATACCGTGATCATCATGACCAGCAACCTAGGGAGTCAGCAGTTGCTTGGTGCAGAAACACATGAGGAGGGTGCTCGACTCGTTGGGGAGATAATCCACCAGTCCTTCAAACCGGAGTTCATAAACCGCTTGGATGAGATCATTATTTTCGAACGGCTGGGAGAAGACCAGATTCGTAAGATCGTGGTTCTGCAGCTTGAACAGCTTCGTTTGCGACTTGAGAAACGTGGGTTCTTCCTGACTTGGGAGGATGATGTACTCTCATTGCTCTACAAGGAGGGGTATGATCCAGTCTTTGGGGCTCGTCCAATCCGCCGTGCGGTTCAGCGACTTGTGGAGAACCCCTTGTCGGTACAACTGCTCTCTGGTGATTTCGGCCCTGGGTCGAAAATCTTGCTTACTCTAGAGGGGGAAGAGGTGGTTGCCCGTAAGATTGGCTAG
- a CDS encoding TetR/AcrR family transcriptional regulator, which translates to MPKKIDHEERKEKILQTALKVFAREGYRDSNLSLIATECGISRPTIYQYFKDKEEIYYYAVKLVTGRMFNKYAAYAWSTNQDLVSRITTICLDIMQTASEHEGELTSLVDVMLQMKKEGRDFNEIILRRTAKLTILFKRLLRMGVKAGDIVDCDVNKVADHLLMLLESSCFQVAFLDTFDMRLSKQLISTYLDFYRA; encoded by the coding sequence ATGCCGAAAAAGATCGATCATGAAGAGAGAAAGGAGAAAATTCTACAAACTGCACTGAAAGTCTTTGCAAGAGAAGGCTATCGTGATTCCAACCTCTCTCTGATAGCCACAGAGTGTGGCATTTCCCGTCCTACCATTTATCAATATTTCAAGGACAAGGAAGAGATCTACTACTATGCGGTGAAGTTGGTAACGGGCAGAATGTTCAACAAGTATGCTGCCTATGCCTGGTCGACCAACCAGGACTTGGTAAGCAGGATTACCACCATCTGCCTGGATATCATGCAGACAGCGAGTGAGCATGAAGGCGAATTGACCAGTCTGGTAGATGTCATGCTGCAGATGAAGAAGGAAGGTCGGGATTTCAACGAGATCATTCTCAGGAGAACAGCCAAGCTCACCATCCTTTTCAAACGCCTGCTTCGTATGGGGGTGAAAGCGGGAGATATTGTTGATTGTGATGTGAACAAGGTTGCAGATCATCTTCTGATGTTGCTTGAATCATCCTGTTTCCAGGTTGCATTCCTTGATACGTTCGACATGCGGCTTTCCAAGCAACTGATCAGCACCTACCTGGATTTCTACAGGGCCTAG
- a CDS encoding M20/M25/M40 family metallo-hydrolase yields MLFLFLPISLLMVLAVVVFRTIAMRTHTKHKVTPAAVQTDIEEKTILAKAVACRTVSHADPNLTDWGEFSRLLGLLEASFPLCSKLRIIDKALGPYNLVYCFTGEDKSREPALLTAHLDVVGANEQEWTHPPFKGAIEEGFLYGRGSFDCKLQVISILSAFEHILKAEKHPKHTWYVAFGCDEESNSSKEGAVHIARYFQEKGLHFSFVLDEGGVVSQKYIKGFEQSIAVVGVAEKGYLDLELSVERTAGHSSTPAFPTALGTLSQAIHRLETKQMPAKLTPPVKQMLTNLGKEGPFAYSMLFLNLWLTAGLLKFVFSKQATLNAAIRSTIVPTVITASDKSNVIAKKATAIVNCRLLPGDTQESILTWITKTIASDSVRVKPMHCTPPSHISKTDGEAFSYLSETIKKTFPESIVTPYLMMGATDARKYQNLSDYIYRFTPARMDRSEVDRMHAPDERISLENISLAQQFYTRLITNW; encoded by the coding sequence ATGCTTTTCCTTTTCTTACCGATTTCCCTCCTGATGGTCCTAGCCGTAGTGGTATTCAGGACTATAGCTATGCGAACACATACCAAGCACAAAGTGACACCTGCCGCTGTACAAACAGACATTGAAGAGAAAACCATTCTCGCCAAAGCTGTTGCGTGTAGGACTGTATCACATGCAGATCCCAACCTGACCGACTGGGGTGAGTTCTCTCGTTTGCTTGGACTCCTCGAAGCATCTTTCCCCCTGTGCAGCAAACTCAGAATAATCGATAAGGCCCTAGGTCCCTATAACCTGGTCTACTGTTTCACTGGTGAGGATAAAAGCCGGGAACCAGCTCTTCTTACCGCCCATCTGGATGTGGTAGGAGCCAACGAGCAAGAGTGGACTCATCCTCCATTCAAGGGAGCAATAGAAGAGGGATTTCTTTACGGACGAGGTAGCTTTGATTGTAAACTGCAGGTAATCAGTATCCTATCGGCGTTTGAGCACATACTCAAAGCAGAAAAACACCCCAAGCATACTTGGTATGTAGCCTTTGGATGTGATGAGGAGAGCAACAGCAGCAAGGAGGGAGCTGTTCATATTGCTCGCTATTTTCAAGAAAAGGGACTCCATTTCAGCTTTGTATTGGATGAGGGTGGAGTGGTTAGCCAGAAATATATCAAAGGGTTTGAGCAAAGCATTGCGGTAGTAGGGGTTGCAGAAAAAGGGTATCTCGATCTTGAGCTCTCGGTTGAGAGAACAGCTGGACACTCCTCCACTCCTGCTTTTCCCACTGCTTTGGGAACACTCTCACAGGCCATACACCGATTGGAAACCAAACAAATGCCTGCAAAATTGACACCTCCAGTGAAACAGATGCTCACAAATCTAGGTAAGGAAGGCCCATTCGCATACAGTATGCTCTTTCTCAATCTTTGGCTGACAGCGGGTCTCTTGAAGTTTGTTTTCTCCAAACAAGCTACGCTCAATGCTGCCATTAGAAGCACCATAGTTCCCACAGTCATCACAGCAAGTGATAAAAGCAATGTCATTGCAAAGAAAGCCACAGCAATTGTAAACTGTCGTTTGCTCCCAGGAGATACACAGGAATCTATTCTCACCTGGATCACTAAAACAATTGCCTCTGATTCTGTTAGGGTAAAGCCTATGCATTGCACTCCCCCTTCCCATATCAGTAAGACTGATGGCGAGGCTTTCAGCTATCTCTCTGAAACCATCAAGAAGACGTTTCCAGAATCCATTGTTACCCCATATCTCATGATGGGAGCCACTGATGCAAGGAAGTACCAGAATCTCAGTGATTATATCTACCGTTTTACTCCAGCAAGGATGGATCGTAGCGAAGTTGACCGGATGCATGCTCCTGATGAGAGGATCAGCCTGGAGAATATCTCACTCGCCCAACAGTTTTATACTCGGCTGATCACCAACTGGTAG
- a CDS encoding Hsp20/alpha crystallin family protein has translation MKYLTTRRNYDSPVVSAFDSLFNDMLGDWGVYSSKFPAVDITENDDAYILEAELPGYKQKEVKVNIEKHVLKLSSAKETKKEEKDKKRLVSERCYQCFERSFSLPEDVDEEKIAGEFADGILTLTLPKKEVAKPKAIEVKIK, from the coding sequence ATGAAATACTTAACTACAAGAAGAAACTATGATTCACCGGTAGTCTCAGCATTTGATTCTCTGTTCAATGACATGCTTGGCGATTGGGGAGTGTATTCCTCAAAGTTTCCGGCTGTGGATATCACAGAGAACGATGATGCCTACATCCTGGAAGCAGAACTCCCTGGGTACAAGCAGAAGGAAGTGAAGGTCAACATTGAGAAGCATGTCCTGAAACTGAGCTCTGCCAAGGAGACCAAGAAGGAGGAGAAGGACAAAAAGCGCCTTGTCTCTGAACGTTGCTACCAGTGCTTTGAGCGATCGTTCTCCTTGCCTGAAGATGTAGATGAGGAGAAAATTGCAGGTGAGTTTGCCGACGGTATTCTTACGTTGACGCTTCCAAAGAAGGAAGTTGCAAAGCCCAAGGCAATCGAAGTGAAAATCAAATAG
- the argF gene encoding ornithine carbamoyltransferase, whose amino-acid sequence MIPMKGRSFLTLKDYTGQEILDLLQLSADLKAKKKGNTYPGKLQGKLLDGKNIVLIFDKSSTRTRCSFEVAAFDEGACVTFLTNSQMGKKESIEDTAKVLGRMYDGIQYRGFSPEVIRDIARYSNVPVWNGLTDDDHPTQVLADVLTAMEHTHKAPKDLKCAYIGDGRNNVSNALMIGAAKLGMEYRIAAPKELFPSQQLLDELAPAAKESGAKLWATTDPVEAVQGVDVIYTDVWVSMGEEDQTAARIDLLKDYQVTMDLLKASGNEQVLFEHCLPSFHDLNTSVAQQIHEQFGLTELEVTDEVFRSKHSVVFDEAENRMHTIKAVMVATLADLS is encoded by the coding sequence ATGATACCAATGAAAGGACGCAGTTTTTTAACCCTCAAGGATTACACAGGACAGGAGATACTTGATCTTCTCCAGCTCTCTGCTGACTTGAAGGCAAAGAAAAAAGGAAACACCTATCCAGGGAAGTTGCAGGGAAAACTGCTTGACGGAAAGAACATTGTCTTGATCTTTGACAAGAGTTCCACCCGTACCCGTTGCTCATTTGAAGTGGCTGCTTTTGATGAAGGGGCCTGTGTTACCTTTCTGACCAACAGCCAGATGGGAAAAAAGGAATCCATCGAGGACACTGCAAAGGTTCTCGGAAGAATGTATGATGGTATCCAGTACCGTGGGTTCTCCCCAGAGGTCATCAGGGATATTGCCCGCTACAGCAACGTTCCAGTATGGAATGGGTTGACCGATGATGATCATCCTACCCAGGTGCTGGCGGACGTCCTTACAGCAATGGAGCATACCCACAAGGCCCCTAAAGATCTGAAATGCGCGTATATCGGGGATGGGAGAAACAATGTCTCCAATGCACTGATGATCGGTGCCGCAAAATTGGGAATGGAGTATCGTATTGCTGCACCAAAAGAGTTGTTCCCATCCCAACAGTTGCTTGATGAGTTGGCTCCTGCTGCCAAGGAGAGTGGAGCCAAGTTGTGGGCCACCACTGATCCTGTTGAGGCTGTACAGGGTGTTGATGTGATCTACACCGATGTGTGGGTCTCCATGGGAGAGGAAGACCAAACCGCAGCAAGAATTGACCTTCTGAAGGACTATCAGGTAACGATGGATCTTCTTAAGGCTTCTGGAAACGAACAGGTACTGTTTGAACACTGTCTTCCCTCGTTCCATGACCTCAATACCAGTGTTGCACAGCAGATTCACGAACAATTCGGCCTCACGGAACTGGAAGTAACTGATGAGGTGTTCAGGAGCAAGCATTCCGTTGTGTTTGACGAGGCGGAAAACCGCATGCACACCATCAAGGCTGTAATGGTTGCTACACTAGCTGATCTTAGTTAG
- a CDS encoding MetQ/NlpA family ABC transporter substrate-binding protein → MKKILSVSLVLLLALSLFAAGTKEEADSNTLVVGATPEPHAAFLELVVEDLAQQGITLKIQEFTDYVTPNEALESGELDANFFQHIPYLESFNKEKGYHLANAGGIHVEPFALYSEQYDSIAELPEGATIAIPNDPTNEGRALLLLQSAGLLTLDANAGLEATPLDIASNPKGFSFREIEAASLPRVLSDVDAAIINGNYAIPAGLIATQDGLLVEGADSPYVNVVAVKQGRENDKAIVALVEALRSEKITSYVAERYPNGEVVLVTE, encoded by the coding sequence ATGAAAAAGATTCTAAGTGTTTCACTTGTGTTGTTGCTTGCACTTTCATTGTTTGCAGCAGGCACCAAAGAAGAGGCCGATTCCAATACCTTGGTAGTCGGAGCCACCCCAGAACCCCATGCTGCTTTCCTCGAGTTGGTGGTTGAGGATCTTGCCCAGCAGGGAATTACCTTGAAGATCCAGGAGTTCACCGACTATGTAACTCCCAATGAGGCTTTGGAGAGCGGAGAGCTGGATGCAAACTTCTTCCAGCATATCCCCTATCTTGAGTCCTTCAACAAGGAGAAAGGATATCATCTGGCCAATGCAGGTGGCATCCACGTTGAGCCATTTGCTTTGTACTCAGAGCAGTATGATTCAATTGCCGAGCTCCCAGAAGGTGCTACCATTGCAATTCCGAACGATCCAACCAATGAGGGTAGGGCATTGTTGTTGCTCCAGAGTGCTGGCTTGTTGACCCTTGATGCAAATGCTGGTCTTGAAGCAACACCGCTGGATATTGCATCCAATCCTAAGGGTTTCTCTTTCCGCGAGATCGAGGCTGCAAGTCTTCCTCGTGTACTCTCTGATGTCGATGCTGCCATCATCAATGGCAACTACGCCATTCCCGCTGGTTTGATCGCAACTCAGGATGGATTGCTTGTCGAAGGTGCAGACAGTCCTTATGTAAATGTCGTTGCCGTCAAGCAAGGACGTGAGAATGACAAGGCTATTGTTGCTTTGGTTGAAGCACTCCGCAGTGAGAAGATTACCTCCTATGTTGCAGAGCGTTATCCCAATGGTGAAGTGGTTCTTGTGACTGAGTAA
- a CDS encoding methionine ABC transporter permease, producing the protein MSKLWILVFGATMETLSMVFFSTLFSLILGLPLGILLSATSGEDQGGIIPHPVLNNVLGRIVNVLRSFPFIILMILLFPLSRLLIGTSIGTTATIVPLSIAAAPFVARVIETALKEVDPGVVQAARAMGSTNMQIVRKVLIPEALPSLVSGVTLTIINLIGYSAMAGAIGGGGLGDLAIRYGYQRFRGDIMVVAVVVILVLVEVIQVIGNKISAKLIARR; encoded by the coding sequence ATGAGTAAGCTTTGGATATTGGTTTTTGGAGCGACCATGGAAACGTTGAGCATGGTCTTCTTTTCAACACTCTTTTCCCTCATTCTTGGGCTTCCTCTTGGAATTCTGCTTTCAGCCACCTCTGGTGAGGATCAAGGTGGTATTATCCCTCACCCTGTGTTGAATAACGTGTTGGGAAGGATTGTGAATGTGCTTCGCTCTTTTCCCTTCATTATCCTTATGATTCTTCTATTTCCCTTATCGAGATTGTTGATCGGTACCAGTATTGGAACTACCGCAACAATTGTTCCGCTGTCCATTGCAGCAGCGCCGTTTGTGGCTCGAGTAATCGAGACCGCACTGAAGGAGGTGGATCCGGGGGTCGTTCAGGCCGCCCGTGCTATGGGTTCCACCAATATGCAAATTGTCCGCAAGGTGTTGATACCTGAGGCCCTTCCCTCCTTGGTTAGTGGAGTTACCCTGACCATCATTAATCTCATCGGTTACTCGGCCATGGCTGGAGCAATTGGTGGGGGAGGATTGGGAGACCTGGCAATCAGGTACGGATACCAACGATTCCGAGGCGACATTATGGTAGTAGCCGTTGTCGTCATCCTGGTCCTCGTTGAGGTAATCCAGGTGATCGGAAACAAGATTAGTGCCAAGCTCATAGCACGGCGTTGA
- a CDS encoding methionine ABC transporter ATP-binding protein, which translates to MQIKLHNLKRTYGDLHAVNGISLDIPSNTIYGIIGKSGAGKSTLVRLISLLERPDEGEVFFDDVRVDNLQKHSLIERRRRVGMIFQNFNLFSSRNAEQNIAYPLEITGTPKNEIESRVKTLLSLVGLDGRGKAPISTLSGGQKQRVAIARALACDPDILFCDEATSALDPQTTHSILALLKEIQRKMSLTVVMITHQMEVVRDACDQVAVLNDGVVVEQGLVTDIFANPSSEVTKDFLSHLVGVDEAAEETDKMVQWSKKSGAYTLRFRGGTTDQPILSKISRQLGVDFNIRAGGVQKVGDIEIGTMIVDISGDEDTRKKAIESLSQMGVVVEEEESV; encoded by the coding sequence ATGCAAATAAAGTTACATAATCTAAAGCGAACGTATGGAGATTTGCATGCGGTCAATGGAATAAGCCTCGATATCCCTTCAAATACCATTTATGGAATCATCGGAAAGAGTGGCGCAGGTAAGTCGACATTGGTTCGCCTTATCAGTTTGCTCGAACGCCCTGATGAAGGGGAAGTCTTCTTTGATGATGTGAGGGTCGACAACCTCCAGAAGCATTCACTCATAGAAAGACGAAGAAGGGTTGGAATGATTTTCCAGAACTTCAATCTTTTCTCCAGTCGGAATGCAGAACAAAATATTGCTTACCCATTGGAGATAACCGGCACCCCTAAGAACGAGATCGAAAGTCGTGTAAAGACACTGCTCTCTCTAGTGGGTCTGGATGGAAGGGGAAAGGCCCCGATCAGTACACTCAGTGGTGGACAAAAACAACGTGTGGCAATTGCCCGTGCGTTGGCTTGTGACCCAGACATTCTTTTCTGTGATGAAGCTACCAGTGCCCTCGATCCTCAAACTACCCATTCAATTCTCGCCTTGCTGAAGGAAATTCAGAGAAAAATGAGCCTTACTGTTGTCATGATCACTCACCAGATGGAAGTTGTTCGTGATGCGTGCGACCAGGTTGCTGTCTTGAATGATGGTGTGGTGGTTGAACAAGGATTGGTCACTGATATCTTTGCCAATCCCAGCAGTGAGGTTACCAAGGATTTCCTTTCCCACTTGGTGGGAGTGGACGAAGCGGCTGAAGAAACGGATAAGATGGTGCAATGGTCAAAGAAGAGTGGTGCTTATACCTTGCGATTTAGGGGTGGGACCACTGACCAGCCGATTCTCAGTAAGATAAGTCGGCAACTTGGAGTGGATTTCAATATCAGAGCAGGCGGTGTACAAAAAGTCGGTGATATAGAGATTGGGACAATGATAGTGGATATCAGTGGTGATGAAGATACCCGAAAAAAAGCCATCGAATCGCTCTCTCAGATGGGTGTAGTCGTTGAAGAGGAGGAGAGTGTATGA